A section of the Castanea sativa cultivar Marrone di Chiusa Pesio chromosome 12, ASM4071231v1 genome encodes:
- the LOC142620684 gene encoding aspartic proteinase CDR1-like, which produces MAVLFNLFLLSFFTTIATTSLATTSPTNSKPKRLVTKLIHHNSVYSPYYNPKDTIADRARNAIDSSNARFDYIWKKIQGISLDTNDVRSGVIAEIMRTGFLANISIGSPPVPQLLFMDTGSSLSWTQCQPCTHCFTQTLPIFNPPESATYSSVPCHSPKCDRQVPGINCQGPRCGFELQYGDGTSVSGFLSTDTITFETSDEGITLVPRLIFGCETDLIIDRGTLGGQVSGLLGLGAEAISFASQLGSKFSYCFGSVWDPEYIHNQLIFGEGAKREGFVTFLEIIGSFYYIRLVSISVGEKMLDISPNVFVLEEDGTGGVIIDSGATLTSLPEAALNPLKAEVLNLLSGIVPYIGMRHSSPCFKGVIDRELAGFPVVTFNFANGVDLVLDVKSLFYEAGPNAFCMAMTQSKAANLTVIGVLAQQSYNIEYNLAEKSISMQRIDCALLE; this is translated from the coding sequence ATGGCTGTTCTTTtcaatctctttcttctttctttcttcactaCTATTGCTACTACATCCTTAGCTACCACTAGTCCCACCAATTCAAAACCTAAGCGATTGGTCACCAAACTCATTCACCATAACTCGGTTTATTCTCCATACTACAACCCTAAGGACACCATAGCAGACCGAGCTAGAAATGCAATAGATAGTTCAAATGCTCGTTTTGACTACATATGGAAGAAGATTCAAGGGATTTCTCTAGACACAAATGACGTGCGCTCTGGTGTTATTGCTGAGATTATGCGTACAGGGTTTCTGGCAAATATATCCATTGGTTCACCTCCTGTTCCACAGCTCCTATTTATGGACACAGGTAGTAGTCTATCGTGGACTCAGTGTCAACCTTGCACTCACTGTTTTACCCAAACTCTTCCAATTTTTAATCCTCCCGAGTCTGCCACTTATAGTTCAGTACCTTGTCATTCTCCCAAATGCGATCGTCAAGTTCCTGGTATTAATTGTCAAGGTCCGCGTTGCGGCTTCGAACTACAATACGGCGATGGCACCTCTGTATCTGGATTTTTGAGCACTGACACGATCACCTTTGAGACTTCTGATGAAGGAATAACATTGGTACCCAGATTAATTTTTGGTTGTGAAACTGACTTGATTATTGACCGAGGTACTTTGGGTGGCCAAGTTAGCGGATTACTTGGTCTTGGCGCTGAGGCGATATCATTTGCGAGTCAACTGGGTTCGAAATTCTCTTACTGCTTTGGTTCTGTATGGGATCCTGAGTATATTCATAATCAGTTGATTTTTGGAGAAGGAGCAAAAAGAGAAGGCTTTGTTACCTTTCTTGAAATTATTGGTAGCTTTTACTACATAAGGTTAGTTAGTATCAGTGTGGGTGAGAAAATGCTAGATATTTCGCCTAATGTGTTTGTATTGGAAGAAGACGGCACAGGTGGAGTCATTATTGATTCAGGGGCAACACTTACTTCTCTACCAGAAGCAGCGCTTAATCCACTTAAAGCTGAAGTACTAAACTTGTTGAGTGGCATTGTACCATACATCGGAATGCGACATTCAAGTCCTTGCTTCAAGGGGGTTATTGATCGTGAACTTGCTGGGTTTCCAGTAGTTACCTTTAACTTTGCAAATGGTGTTGACTTGGTTTTAGATGTAAAGAGCCTTTTTTAcgaggcaggtccaaacgcctTTTGCATGGCTATGACTCAGAGTAAAGCCGCGAACTTGACAGTAATTGGAGTATTGGCTCAACAAAGTTATAATATTGAATATAATCTTGCGGAGAAATCAATTTCTATGCAACGGATTGACTGTGCACTCTTAGAGTGA